From Nitrosopumilus zosterae, the proteins below share one genomic window:
- a CDS encoding 3D domain-containing protein, producing the protein MTSVVVKNYLIILLFVLGIVHLSGYAAFAEDLYFPTWIFTVYDFLIHEKISYEEFGNVIQYLQEHRIVQLVMNYDYDPVTNFLITSSIENKITQSQFLNCSSDWYVTGYFTPVEDDYAGELIGILLNDEIQYFKSDFISVIKTEGWGKTNSGMYLGWYDESFHMSDSPLDSHGNILLVPSIAVDSELIKQKTNLIIPKLPYPWNEIVFESSDIGTSIKGKHIDVYTGEGKAAELETFRITGAGNDICS; encoded by the coding sequence ATGACAAGTGTGGTTGTTAAAAATTATCTAATAATTTTGTTATTTGTGTTGGGAATTGTTCATTTATCAGGATATGCTGCATTTGCAGAAGATCTTTATTTTCCTACTTGGATATTCACTGTCTATGATTTTTTAATTCATGAAAAGATCTCTTATGAAGAATTTGGTAATGTTATTCAATATTTACAAGAACATAGAATTGTACAATTAGTGATGAATTATGATTATGATCCGGTTACAAATTTTTTAATAACATCATCAATTGAAAACAAGATAACGCAGAGTCAATTTTTAAACTGTAGTTCTGATTGGTATGTTACAGGTTATTTTACTCCTGTTGAAGATGATTATGCTGGTGAATTGATTGGTATTTTATTAAATGATGAAATACAATATTTTAAATCTGATTTTATATCGGTAATTAAAACAGAAGGTTGGGGTAAAACCAATTCTGGTATGTACTTGGGTTGGTATGATGAATCTTTTCATATGAGTGACTCTCCCCTTGACTCTCACGGTAATATCCTTTTAGTTCCATCAATTGCAGTTGATTCTGAACTCATTAAACAAAAAACAAACTTGATCATTCCAAAATTACCTTACCCTTGGAATGAAATTGTTTTTGAATCCTCAGATATTGGTACATCAATTAAAGGCAAACATATTGATGTTTATACTGGCGAAGGTAAAGCCGCTGAGTTGGAGACTTTTAGAATCACTGGTGCAGGAAATGATATTTGCTCATAA